The following proteins are encoded in a genomic region of Candidatus Poribacteria bacterium:
- a CDS encoding D-cysteine desulfhydrase family protein, giving the protein MMSEGLIQKIAQIPQVDLGHFPTPLEECPRLSEALGGPRIFMKREDCSGLAFGGNKVRQLTFTLGDAIAQGADTIIQGAASQSNHCRQAAAASGKLGLNCYLRLARDHKSIIQGNLLLDNIAGADIEIVDVPFGPELDVVKYELAEKLKTQGLKPYVLAAPRSTALAAVAFTWCIAEIAQQQQQLGIDADWIYTASVGGTQAGLVLGTKTLGLKMKPFGIAPIVWEGKFDRLRGAANNAAELLELDIQVTDADIQNTDDYIGEAYGYLTPECIAALKLVAKTEGIFLDPVYTAKAMACLIDHIQQGKFGRDETVIFLHTGGTPALFAYQEELVASL; this is encoded by the coding sequence ATGATGAGTGAAGGCTTGATTCAGAAGATCGCACAGATACCACAAGTGGACCTCGGTCATTTCCCAACGCCACTTGAAGAATGCCCTCGACTTTCCGAAGCACTCGGCGGACCGCGCATCTTTATGAAACGCGAGGATTGCTCGGGCTTGGCATTTGGTGGAAACAAGGTACGACAGCTTACCTTTACGCTTGGTGATGCTATTGCCCAAGGTGCTGATACAATTATACAGGGCGCGGCTTCGCAATCCAATCACTGTCGACAAGCTGCTGCCGCCTCCGGTAAACTTGGACTTAACTGCTATTTGCGCCTCGCCCGGGACCACAAAAGTATTATCCAGGGCAATCTGCTTTTAGATAATATTGCAGGCGCGGATATTGAGATTGTTGATGTCCCGTTCGGACCTGAGTTAGATGTGGTGAAGTACGAACTCGCGGAAAAACTAAAGACGCAAGGGCTGAAACCTTATGTTCTCGCAGCGCCGCGTTCGACTGCACTTGCCGCCGTTGCTTTTACGTGGTGTATTGCTGAAATTGCACAACAGCAACAGCAGCTGGGTATTGATGCGGATTGGATTTATACCGCTTCCGTAGGTGGTACACAGGCTGGACTTGTCCTCGGCACTAAAACACTTGGGTTGAAGATGAAACCATTTGGTATTGCTCCAATCGTTTGGGAAGGTAAATTTGATCGGCTACGCGGTGCTGCGAATAATGCCGCCGAACTTTTGGAATTAGATATCCAAGTCACCGACGCAGATATTCAGAACACAGATGATTACATTGGAGAAGCTTACGGCTACCTTACACCAGAGTGTATTGCTGCCCTCAAACTCGTTGCCAAAACGGAAGGTATCTTCCTTGATCCGGTCTATACCGCTAAGGCGATGGCGTGCCTCATCGACCATATCCAACAGGGCAAGTTCGGGCGCGACGAAACCGTCATCTTTCTTCACACAGGCGGCACCCCCGCACTCTTTGCCTATCAAGAAGAATTGGTTGCCAGTCTATAG
- a CDS encoding T9SS type A sorting domain-containing protein: MKNVIFLLIVGFLLATVTYTHAEPFTYHWEIDETPSGSETVSIIQPIKVTLFDNPVQISSTTASLQLRQQYGIHLSDQWKSDLAQLLLSAFESVPQYWYHQENDRSYWTLTDNHIHNDIMFLDIRGIKIVVISAHAFDYAEQRLAEIDGIKGRFFSRRLHRAVVRYITDNGADRRTVDYILRERYAVSVNPPGYEELTKNTTAEHAGRFMPFKNDELMELISMLEEYPTGMLKTPGLNYIIRRLDGLPHLLYPQAAAVAWPTAGYIEFMESAFKGGDSDGIHRLILHEKAHFLWHYLFDEQLKQDWIELGGWKQDGDDWYTTKQTEFVSAYAHGENPNEDMAESISHYIVRPDKLRSRSPAKYEFIQNRIMHGTRYISRIREDLTFEVYNLYPDYVYPGQIIQVDIRVDGEPEEDKLLTVEIKIHGESEFDTARSLYVRLFPIESTQNVFFDMRLNAIDENGNQISESHICRGQRTVSKYAKNGYWSPENISLEDKNDQERHQNKRTFGWQCYINNPLEDLDPPEYVKNSMELSLSERFTGKAERYQVITATWDVKEKSGINHVCGNINDEFVETYSRHGTFNYGNYNPTTGKVSIDFEVPDYMPSGRYEMNRICMRDVAYNGINVFFTNEPDGNPSDNYHHLDETPKSIVVKTTNPDLQPPVLDVNRITVSAVPTVPEAPNGETTVDISFFIKDNISGYRISGMYLRDPHGSMHHFWHYHSGRGEMYPSDDPTIYKEYLQRIILPVGSIPGTWGLAEMTLFDRAENFSKYDFTEIVRFEIGDTLAAPQLVAELPQITQLMPNYPNPFNPETWIPYQLAKGSEISISIYAADGQLVRDLNLGYQPTGVYESRSRAAYWDGRNGLGEPVASGVYFYTLTAKDFTDTRKMLILK; the protein is encoded by the coding sequence ATGAAAAATGTCATATTTCTTTTGATTGTAGGTTTTTTGCTCGCTACTGTTACATACACACATGCAGAACCTTTTACTTACCACTGGGAAATAGATGAGACCCCTTCTGGATCTGAAACAGTATCGATTATACAACCCATCAAAGTAACACTTTTTGATAACCCCGTTCAAATAAGTTCTACTACCGCTTCACTGCAATTAAGACAGCAATACGGCATTCACTTATCGGATCAGTGGAAATCTGACCTTGCTCAGTTGTTACTATCAGCGTTCGAGTCTGTTCCTCAGTATTGGTATCACCAAGAAAACGATCGAAGTTACTGGACTTTAACAGATAACCATATCCATAACGATATTATGTTTTTAGATATACGCGGGATTAAAATAGTTGTTATATCTGCCCACGCTTTCGATTATGCAGAACAAAGATTAGCAGAAATTGATGGCATAAAAGGTAGGTTTTTCTCCAGAAGGCTCCATCGTGCAGTTGTTCGCTATATTACTGATAATGGGGCAGATAGACGGACTGTTGATTATATTCTTAGGGAGCGATATGCCGTTAGTGTAAATCCACCTGGCTATGAAGAACTTACAAAAAACACAACCGCCGAACATGCTGGCAGGTTTATGCCATTTAAGAATGATGAGTTGATGGAACTTATCTCAATGCTGGAAGAGTATCCTACGGGTATGCTGAAAACGCCTGGATTGAACTATATTATCCGAAGATTAGATGGACTACCGCACCTGTTGTACCCACAAGCTGCTGCCGTGGCTTGGCCAACAGCAGGTTACATAGAGTTCATGGAAAGTGCGTTTAAAGGTGGCGACTCAGACGGTATCCACAGACTTATTCTCCATGAGAAAGCGCATTTTCTATGGCACTATCTTTTCGACGAGCAACTTAAGCAGGACTGGATCGAACTCGGCGGCTGGAAGCAGGACGGAGACGACTGGTATACTACGAAGCAAACAGAATTTGTATCTGCCTATGCTCACGGTGAGAATCCAAATGAAGATATGGCGGAAAGCATTAGTCACTACATTGTTAGACCCGACAAACTCCGTTCTCGATCGCCTGCTAAATACGAATTTATCCAGAATCGAATTATGCACGGAACGCGCTATATTTCTCGTATTCGAGAGGATCTAACATTTGAAGTCTATAATCTTTATCCAGATTATGTCTACCCCGGTCAGATCATACAAGTTGATATACGGGTAGACGGCGAACCTGAAGAGGATAAATTGCTTACAGTTGAGATAAAGATACATGGCGAAAGCGAATTTGATACAGCGAGAAGTCTATATGTTAGGCTTTTCCCAATAGAAAGCACGCAAAATGTTTTCTTTGATATGCGGCTTAACGCGATAGACGAAAACGGCAATCAGATATCCGAAAGTCATATATGCCGAGGGCAGCGCACAGTATCTAAATATGCTAAAAACGGATACTGGTCGCCAGAAAACATTTCACTTGAAGATAAAAACGATCAAGAAAGGCATCAGAATAAGCGCACATTTGGCTGGCAATGCTACATTAATAATCCGCTTGAAGATTTGGACCCGCCCGAGTATGTCAAAAACTCTATGGAACTTTCCCTATCCGAAAGGTTCACAGGTAAGGCGGAGCGTTACCAAGTTATCACAGCAACATGGGATGTTAAAGAAAAATCTGGAATAAATCATGTCTGCGGGAATATAAATGATGAATTTGTAGAAACATATTCGCGCCATGGAACTTTTAACTATGGGAACTATAATCCTACTACAGGGAAAGTAAGCATTGATTTTGAGGTGCCAGATTACATGCCGAGCGGTCGATATGAAATGAATCGTATCTGTATGCGAGATGTCGCATATAATGGTATCAATGTTTTCTTTACTAACGAACCAGATGGCAACCCATCAGATAATTATCATCATTTGGACGAAACGCCTAAATCAATTGTAGTCAAAACCACAAATCCAGATTTGCAACCACCTGTACTTGATGTAAATAGAATAACTGTATCAGCAGTGCCTACAGTGCCCGAAGCACCTAACGGGGAAACGACTGTCGATATTTCCTTCTTTATCAAGGATAACATTAGTGGGTATCGGATAAGCGGAATGTATTTGCGAGACCCTCATGGGTCAATGCATCATTTCTGGCATTATCATAGCGGGCGTGGGGAAATGTATCCATCAGATGATCCAACTATCTATAAAGAATACCTTCAGCGGATTATCTTACCAGTAGGTAGTATACCAGGAACTTGGGGACTTGCTGAAATGACTTTGTTCGATAGAGCGGAAAACTTCTCCAAATACGACTTCACAGAGATCGTTAGATTTGAAATAGGCGACACCCTCGCAGCCCCTCAGTTAGTGGCTGAGTTACCCCAGATTACGCAACTAATGCCGAACTATCCAAATCCATTTAATCCAGAAACATGGATACCTTATCAGTTAGCAAAGGGTTCGGAGATTAGTATATCTATTTATGCTGCCGATGGACAATTGGTTCGGGACCTGAACTTAGGGTATCAACCTACAGGCGTTTACGAATCTCGAAGTCGTGCTGCGTATTGGGATGGTAGAAATGGACTCGGTGAACCAGTCGCAAGTGGTGTTTATTTCTATACACTCACTGCAAAAGATTTCACTGATACTCGCAAGATGCTGATTCTGAAATAG
- a CDS encoding type II toxin-antitoxin system HicB family antitoxin, whose translation MSELKYPFLISVLPFGDGSDLLIKFPNLPGYPFLMSILPPEEGGGYLIEFPDLPGCMSDGETIEETIENGKDAVFCWIEAAKEFGDEIPQPGSTNGFRGYWVQQIPEHIHTQLSQRAEREGISLNALITAMLSAELESRDASQQK comes from the coding sequence ATGAGTGAACTAAAGTACCCCTTTCTTATCAGTGTATTACCTTTTGGAGATGGTAGTGATCTTTTAATCAAATTTCCCAACCTGCCGGGCTATCCATTTCTTATGAGCATATTGCCCCCTGAAGAAGGTGGAGGCTATTTAATCGAATTCCCTGACCTACCGGGGTGTATGTCTGATGGCGAGACAATTGAAGAGACGATAGAGAATGGAAAGGACGCTGTTTTCTGTTGGATAGAAGCGGCGAAAGAGTTTGGTGATGAAATTCCACAGCCCGGTTCTACTAACGGATTCAGGGGATACTGGGTTCAACAGATCCCAGAGCATATTCATACGCAGCTTTCGCAGCGGGCAGAGCGAGAGGGTATAAGTTTAAATGCCCTGATTACTGCGATGTTATCAGCAGAACTGGAATCTCGTGATGCATCGCAACAGAAATAG
- a CDS encoding carbohydrate binding domain-containing protein — translation MTKSIIISMFLLTLLIGLSAFAGTPIEWGKWKEGELLLENHSFEEDLAAWGLEDGACCNRGGLYTMEIDKKNPQHGKQSLKVIGHKATGTAWHAKVRQKDASMKSGETYTVIFWARSEKPREVQLSIQMQHDPWTFYQGGAINLVGPEWTEYHITFNSTADVERDMWVGLSIAQSDVDFWIDNFRYFEGEPEDDLNRDTPFPVDAKQKLATQWSAIKANRF, via the coding sequence GTGACGAAATCTATTATTATAAGTATGTTTCTGCTCACACTGCTAATAGGCTTGAGTGCTTTCGCGGGAACTCCAATAGAGTGGGGAAAGTGGAAGGAAGGGGAACTCCTCCTTGAAAACCACAGTTTCGAAGAGGATTTAGCCGCTTGGGGTTTAGAGGACGGGGCATGCTGCAACCGAGGCGGACTCTATACGATGGAGATTGATAAGAAAAATCCGCAACACGGAAAACAGTCCCTCAAAGTTATCGGGCATAAAGCAACAGGTACTGCATGGCATGCGAAGGTTCGGCAAAAGGATGCCTCAATGAAATCTGGGGAGACGTACACCGTGATTTTTTGGGCGCGTTCCGAAAAGCCGCGTGAGGTGCAACTCAGCATCCAGATGCAACACGATCCTTGGACTTTCTACCAAGGCGGTGCTATCAATTTAGTAGGTCCGGAATGGACGGAGTACCACATCACCTTCAACTCCACTGCAGATGTTGAAAGAGACATGTGGGTGGGACTTTCAATCGCTCAATCCGATGTCGATTTCTGGATTGATAACTTCCGATATTTTGAGGGTGAACCCGAAGACGATCTGAACCGGGATACACCTTTCCCTGTTGATGCCAAACAGAAGTTGGCGACCCAATGGAGCGCGATTAAGGCGAATAGGTTCTAA
- the moaA gene encoding GTP 3',8-cyclase MoaA yields MKQQMLDRFGRVHTNLRISVTDVCNFRCIYCMPEDMTFMPDSSVMTYDEILHLARIFVALGVNKVRITGGEPLVRPGVPTLIERLGQLEGLKDISLTTNGIGLIKQAQALYDAGLRRINVSLDTLNEEKFEQMTRRKVLSRVLEGLKTAHDCGFNPIKVNAVAMRGFTDDEIVDLATFARQNDYQLRFIEFMPLDADDVWGRNMYVPGKEIIAKINAVYPLAPVTLNGESKSDTAQRYRFADNGNEVGVIPSVSEPFCENCNRVRLTADGKFRTCLFSLTETDLLTPLREGMPDEVITELILDAVAQKEAGHKINAADFIKPERNMSRIGG; encoded by the coding sequence ATGAAACAACAGATGCTTGACCGCTTTGGGCGGGTCCATACGAATCTCAGGATTTCGGTTACGGATGTATGTAACTTTCGGTGCATCTACTGTATGCCGGAAGATATGACCTTCATGCCCGATTCCTCGGTGATGACTTATGATGAGATTCTGCATCTCGCCCGCATTTTCGTTGCCTTGGGTGTTAACAAAGTCCGTATTACCGGTGGTGAACCACTTGTCCGTCCCGGTGTGCCCACACTCATAGAGCGATTGGGGCAGTTAGAGGGACTCAAAGACATTAGTTTAACGACAAATGGCATTGGGCTTATTAAGCAAGCACAAGCACTCTACGATGCTGGTCTCCGTCGTATTAATGTCAGCTTAGATACACTCAACGAAGAGAAGTTCGAGCAGATGACGCGTCGGAAGGTACTCTCGCGCGTGCTTGAGGGACTCAAAACAGCGCACGACTGTGGTTTTAACCCAATTAAAGTCAATGCTGTCGCAATGCGCGGCTTTACCGATGATGAGATTGTTGATTTAGCAACTTTCGCACGCCAAAATGATTATCAACTCCGATTCATCGAATTCATGCCGCTTGATGCAGACGACGTGTGGGGACGGAACATGTACGTCCCCGGAAAAGAGATTATCGCAAAGATTAACGCTGTTTATCCACTCGCACCAGTAACCTTGAACGGTGAATCAAAGAGCGATACAGCGCAGCGTTATCGCTTCGCGGATAATGGAAATGAAGTGGGTGTCATCCCTTCTGTGAGTGAACCTTTTTGTGAGAATTGCAACCGGGTTCGCCTCACGGCTGACGGAAAGTTTCGTACCTGTCTCTTCTCATTGACGGAAACAGACCTGCTTACACCACTACGTGAAGGCATGCCGGATGAAGTGATTACAGAGTTAATTCTCGATGCAGTCGCGCAGAAAGAGGCAGGGCATAAAATTAATGCAGCGGACTTCATTAAGCCGGAAAGAAATATGTCGCGAATCGGTGGATAA
- a CDS encoding helix-turn-helix domain-containing protein, whose product MRTWRECLIEQLADRESAIAYLQAILEDYQIYKEPTVVQRSLLTVVESQGGVIELAKQVGIDPQMLSKMISNEDIPLIDALGIVLKALGYQLSIQPIKLENRNLNTSSDTLDGQNTSTYMDEASIAKH is encoded by the coding sequence ATGAGAACATGGCGTGAATGTCTTATTGAACAACTTGCTGATCGGGAAAGCGCAATTGCCTATCTACAAGCAATCCTTGAAGACTACCAAATCTACAAGGAGCCTACTGTAGTTCAAAGATCACTCCTAACTGTCGTTGAATCGCAAGGTGGTGTTATTGAACTTGCAAAGCAGGTAGGTATTGACCCACAAATGCTTTCAAAAATGATCTCTAATGAGGATATACCTTTAATTGACGCACTCGGAATTGTTCTCAAGGCACTTGGATATCAACTCTCAATTCAACCGATAAAACTTGAAAACCGTAACCTTAACACATCCAGTGATACGTTAGACGGACAAAACACATCAACATATATGGATGAGGCATCAATAGCAAAGCACTAA
- the sufC gene encoding Fe-S cluster assembly ATPase SufC yields the protein MSKDLMIKDLHISVQGKPIIKGLNLTVKQGEIHALMGPNGSGKSTLANGLMGHPLYDIDSGEVVFSGVDVLELEPNERAKLGLFLAFQYPTAIPGVSLANFLRLAVSAVRAKEGNGSSNDGLIPMREFRSELREKMKQLGVDDSFARRYLNDGFSGGEKKRAEILQLAMLEPQIAILDETDSGLDIDAIRVVGESVNQLIGPELGVLIITHYPRLLDYIRPQFVHILLDGKIVESGGWELAQMLEAEGYDPIREKYGIDEE from the coding sequence ATGAGCAAAGACTTGATGATTAAAGACTTGCATATCAGTGTGCAAGGGAAACCAATTATCAAAGGATTAAATTTAACTGTCAAACAGGGTGAAATCCATGCGCTGATGGGTCCAAACGGGTCCGGCAAAAGCACCCTCGCCAATGGCTTAATGGGACATCCGCTCTACGATATTGATTCCGGGGAAGTAGTTTTTAGCGGCGTTGATGTTCTGGAATTAGAACCGAACGAACGCGCCAAACTTGGACTCTTCCTTGCGTTTCAGTATCCAACGGCGATTCCTGGGGTCAGTTTAGCGAATTTCCTACGACTCGCCGTGAGTGCAGTCCGCGCCAAAGAAGGAAATGGTTCCAGCAATGATGGACTCATTCCGATGCGCGAATTTCGTAGCGAACTTCGCGAAAAAATGAAGCAGCTCGGTGTTGATGATTCTTTCGCCAGACGATACCTCAATGATGGGTTTTCGGGTGGTGAAAAGAAACGTGCCGAGATTTTACAACTCGCAATGCTTGAACCCCAAATTGCGATACTTGATGAAACGGATTCAGGACTGGATATTGATGCTATCCGAGTCGTGGGTGAAAGTGTGAATCAATTGATTGGACCGGAGTTGGGAGTCCTGATTATCACACACTATCCGCGATTGCTGGATTACATCCGTCCGCAGTTCGTGCATATCCTGCTTGATGGTAAGATTGTTGAATCCGGTGGGTGGGAACTCGCACAGATGTTAGAAGCAGAGGGCTACGATCCGATTCGCGAAAAATACGGTATTGACGAAGAATAA
- the sufB gene encoding Fe-S cluster assembly protein SufB, whose translation MANSETNTIEELGVSNEYQYGFHDDVKPTFKSRKGLDEEVINQMCDIKGEPDWMREYRLNAYQIFKQKPMTKWGGDLSQLDFDDIYYYVKASDRSERSWDDVPDDIKKTFDRLGIPEAERKFLAGVGAQYDSEVVYHNIVEELDKIGVVFLDTDTAVKEYPDLVKKYFGTIIPSADNQFAALNSAAWSGGSFVYVPPGVKVEYPLQAYFRINSENMGQFERTLIIADEGSQVHYVEGCTAPTYSSESLHSAVVEIVCMKGSRVRYTTIQNWANNVYNLVTKRAFAYEDAQMEWVDGNLGSKLTMKYPSVYMMEPGARGDILSIAFASKGQHQDAGAKVYHCAPHTTSQITSKSISKDGGRSSYRGWVDVAKGAKGCKSHVVCDALILDKDSRSDTYPVIEIGENDTNIEHEARVSKIGEEQLFYLMSRGLSEEEASTMIVNGFIEPLVKELPMEYAVEMNRLIQLQMEGSVG comes from the coding sequence ATGGCAAATTCTGAAACGAACACCATAGAAGAACTTGGGGTTAGTAACGAGTACCAATACGGGTTCCACGACGATGTTAAACCTACATTTAAGTCACGGAAGGGGTTGGATGAAGAGGTTATCAACCAGATGTGCGACATCAAAGGTGAACCTGACTGGATGCGCGAGTACCGGCTCAATGCTTACCAGATTTTCAAGCAGAAGCCGATGACCAAATGGGGCGGTGACCTTTCCCAACTCGATTTTGACGACATCTACTATTATGTCAAAGCCTCTGATCGGAGTGAACGGAGTTGGGACGATGTGCCGGACGACATCAAGAAAACATTCGACCGGCTCGGTATCCCTGAAGCCGAACGAAAATTCCTCGCCGGTGTCGGTGCTCAATACGACTCAGAGGTCGTTTATCATAACATTGTCGAAGAATTGGACAAAATCGGCGTTGTTTTCCTTGATACTGATACGGCTGTCAAAGAGTATCCCGACTTGGTGAAGAAATACTTCGGTACTATCATCCCGTCTGCGGATAATCAGTTCGCAGCACTTAATAGCGCAGCCTGGAGTGGTGGAAGTTTCGTTTATGTTCCACCCGGCGTAAAAGTGGAATACCCGCTGCAAGCCTATTTCCGTATCAACAGCGAGAACATGGGGCAATTTGAGCGTACGCTTATTATTGCTGATGAAGGTTCGCAGGTTCATTACGTTGAAGGGTGTACCGCACCGACGTATAGCAGCGAATCCTTACACAGTGCGGTCGTTGAAATCGTTTGCATGAAAGGTTCGCGGGTCCGCTACACAACTATCCAGAACTGGGCGAACAATGTATATAATCTGGTCACAAAGCGGGCATTTGCTTACGAAGACGCGCAGATGGAGTGGGTTGATGGTAACCTCGGTAGTAAGTTAACCATGAAGTATCCGAGTGTCTATATGATGGAACCCGGTGCGCGAGGTGATATTCTCTCTATTGCGTTCGCAAGCAAGGGACAACATCAAGACGCAGGAGCAAAAGTCTATCATTGCGCGCCGCACACCACTTCGCAGATAACCTCAAAAAGCATCAGTAAAGATGGTGGTCGCTCCAGTTATCGCGGGTGGGTTGATGTCGCAAAGGGAGCGAAAGGGTGCAAATCGCATGTCGTTTGTGACGCTCTCATTCTTGACAAGGACTCTCGTTCAGACACCTATCCCGTCATTGAGATCGGGGAGAACGATACGAACATTGAGCACGAGGCTCGTGTCAGCAAAATCGGAGAAGAGCAACTCTTCTATCTGATGAGCCGCGGGCTTTCGGAAGAGGAAGCTTCCACTATGATCGTCAATGGGTTTATCGAACCGCTTGTCAAGGAACTCCCGATGGAATATGCCGTTGAAATGAACCGTCTTATCCAACTTCAGATGGAAGGTTCAGTGGGTTAA
- the sufD gene encoding Fe-S cluster assembly protein SufD, which yields MREKRLEAYAHYESLPMPHTTKDDEWRRTVDMRTQDYWRRTRRHLRGFALEKYQPSVPTNGGLSAEDLDNNDEETAGLLVQVDGHLQHASETEELKKKGIYFAHLHTALQEQPELLRSYFMNKAVTLETTLKSGNIAQHNKFDALHGAFWQGGYLLHVPKGTKIEVPLRVYIKMSEAAQADLSHTLIVAEEGSQVVILEDNASVNPDADGLHSGAVEIFAEQNANVTYVQVQRWNRQVWSFASHRAMVARDAHLCWVTATFGGRLSKINQAVVLEGTGCTAQMLGLAFTDARQHLDVSTAQEHVSAHTSSDLLYRTVLKDRAQTAWGGNIYVYPSANHTDAYQKNDNLLLSERAHADTLPGLEIQAHEVRCTHGATAGKIDPEQVFYLMSRGVPYAQAEKLIVDGFFEPVMERIPLESVREELSTSITRKLE from the coding sequence ATGCGTGAGAAACGTTTAGAGGCTTACGCACATTACGAATCTCTACCGATGCCGCATACGACCAAAGATGATGAATGGCGACGCACTGTTGATATGCGCACGCAAGATTATTGGCGACGCACTCGGCGACATCTCCGCGGCTTCGCACTCGAAAAATATCAGCCGAGTGTTCCAACGAATGGCGGGTTATCCGCTGAAGATTTGGACAATAACGATGAGGAAACCGCCGGTCTACTTGTGCAAGTTGATGGGCACCTTCAACACGCCTCTGAAACTGAAGAACTGAAAAAAAAAGGAATATACTTCGCGCATCTCCATACTGCACTTCAAGAACAGCCAGAACTCCTCCGCAGCTACTTCATGAATAAGGCAGTGACCTTGGAGACGACGTTAAAAAGTGGAAATATTGCCCAACATAATAAATTTGATGCACTCCATGGTGCATTTTGGCAAGGCGGTTATCTGCTACATGTTCCTAAAGGCACAAAAATTGAAGTACCGTTGCGGGTTTATATCAAGATGTCCGAGGCGGCGCAGGCTGACTTGTCCCATACCCTCATCGTTGCTGAAGAGGGGAGTCAGGTTGTGATTTTAGAGGATAACGCATCTGTCAATCCGGATGCTGATGGTTTACATAGTGGCGCGGTTGAAATTTTTGCGGAACAGAATGCGAATGTAACTTACGTGCAGGTTCAGCGTTGGAATCGGCAGGTTTGGAGTTTCGCTTCGCACCGCGCGATGGTTGCCAGAGATGCACATCTCTGTTGGGTGACTGCCACTTTCGGGGGTAGGTTGAGCAAAATAAACCAAGCCGTTGTTTTGGAAGGCACTGGGTGTACCGCCCAAATGTTGGGATTAGCTTTTACGGATGCACGCCAGCACTTAGATGTTAGCACCGCACAGGAACACGTTTCAGCCCATACCTCCAGTGATCTACTGTATCGAACCGTCCTTAAAGATAGAGCACAAACCGCATGGGGCGGGAACATTTATGTCTATCCATCGGCAAACCATACCGATGCGTATCAGAAGAACGATAATCTGCTGCTCAGTGAACGTGCACATGCTGATACTTTGCCCGGATTAGAGATTCAAGCACATGAGGTGCGTTGTACACATGGTGCAACAGCTGGAAAGATTGATCCTGAGCAGGTTTTTTATCTAATGAGCCGTGGTGTGCCTTACGCACAAGCAGAAAAATTGATTGTTGACGGATTTTTTGAACCCGTCATGGAACGTATCCCGTTGGAATCTGTGCGCGAAGAACTGAGTACATCTATTACGCGTAAACTTGAATAA
- a CDS encoding glutaredoxin, with the protein MSQPKIIAYMKPVCGWSNGVRAIFAKYGLEYEDRDIINNADNYREMVQKTRQPYQPCVQIDDIMLADVSGDEVEHYLVSEGIVKSSDAETDVPTDQACEDHGPSAVNIGFPSR; encoded by the coding sequence ATGAGTCAACCTAAGATTATCGCTTATATGAAGCCTGTCTGTGGGTGGAGCAATGGTGTCCGTGCCATCTTCGCCAAATACGGTTTGGAATATGAAGATAGAGACATTATTAACAACGCAGACAACTATCGTGAAATGGTTCAGAAGACGCGGCAGCCGTATCAGCCGTGCGTCCAGATCGACGACATAATGCTTGCTGATGTCAGCGGCGATGAAGTGGAACACTATTTGGTTTCGGAAGGGATTGTCAAATCCAGCGATGCTGAAACCGATGTTCCAACGGATCAGGCGTGTGAGGACCATGGTCCGTCTGCTGTCAATATTGGTTTTCCCAGTCGATAA